The nucleotide window TACACCCTGCCGTCAGGCACTTGTATACAGGGATGAGGTCCCCCCCgagcctcctctcctccaggctaaacacccgCAGCTCCCTAAGCGCTCCTCACGGGACTcgtgctccagacccttccccggctccactgcccttctctggatgcCATCGAGCATCCCCATGTCTCTTGCAGCGAGGCGCCGAGAACTGAGCCCAGGATTGGAGGTGCAGCCCCCAATGTCAGTGATGAGCGGTATCACTGCCGTGCACTCAGACCTCAGTGCCTCAACAGGCTGCCCACTGCCTCCGAATAGTACGGTTTTACACATAAGAGCGACATTGTCATGGGATtcaaaaaaaaggtttatttaaGTAAAATGTATATACGTATTGAAGTGAGGGCTAGAAAAAGAGTGTGAACATCTTGTGGGTGGTAGTTCTTTGTTCAAAGCAGTATCATTTTAGGAAGCAGACTATGTTTGCTTAgtcaaacaaacagaaaaagcttTCATGCCAGTGTGGAGAGGTTTAggggtggggaaggagaggaataTAGCTGCAAAGAAAAGCCTACAGAAATCAAAAAAGAAGGCAcactcaaaaataatttcttttgagGTCAGCAAAAAAATGACTACGTTATGAAAACTCTTTTTATGttcaaacttttaaaacaatctgttttcttccatattttaatcatcttccccttcctcttcttcctcttcctcagcttCGGCTAAGGCTTCTTCCTGCGCAGCCTTGAAAGCCAGCTCCTCTTCCACAGTGGGGTCTGCTGCCTCAGTGATTCCTGGCTCAGTGGGAAATTCTGCCTCTGCCGGCGGGGGCAGCGCAGGAGTGTGGCTTTCTGGATTGTATTTGTGACCCCAGCCGAAGTAGATGTTCTCAAATTTCCTGAGAAAGAGAAGTGACAGATCACATGTTCACTCCCTGGCAAAATATTAGCAGAGAGACCATCAGGCATCCTTACTCTGCTGTGCAAGGAGTCACTGTGGTGCAGATATCCTATAGCAGAATAATTTTAAGCACAGCACCTCTTTTTAACTGCCCTAATGGTTATTAATACATCTTCTGTTTAAAATGATGAAGTGTCACTGCACTGCACTGCAGTACTGTTTAGTGCAATGACTGTGTCATGGAAATCTACATGGAGGTAATAACCACGTGTAGtgcaagcaaacaaacattaGAACCACAGAATGCAGCCGGTTTTTAAAAAGTCCCACAAACACAAGAGTATATGTTTTAAATCAAGGACTGTGCTCAAATACTAATTCAGCATTTACATCCATTAACTTTATGCCAGCCTTTCCAATAATTAATTGTTTTCAGTCTTAAATACCTATTTACTGTTGCTGTGCATATTTAAGTGGCCTTGTCCATCAGTCTCTGGAATAGCTGGAACTCAGTTAATGAATTAATAATAAAGTAACTCTGCCTGCATTAGAGAGGCACCTGTGTGTAGCACATACAGTCAGTGTTGTAACCATGTCAGGTGGACTCTCACCTGCCAGATGCAAAGGCATAAGCTCCAGGCCATCGGTTAGACTGCAGGATTGCAATTGAATATTCTGGGATCAGGTTTGTAGAAGCCTGAGCTGTCCAAGCAGGGATGTTTTTCATGCCTGGAGACAGCCAAACACATACTGTCTATGAATAAATGAACTTGATGAGCCTCTACAAAATACTTAAGCCTGAGCTACAAGACTTGCACAGAATTCAGGCAAGGTTTATGTTAAGTTGCATTACAGAAAGAGCCAGAAGTCAGAAACACTAAGTGTAGGCACTATTTTCCAACAGGTGGTTTGCATGAGTGGGTAGGttgctgtcatggtttgagcctggcacagagccagtgcccccatgaaaatgccccaccctggtgtctgctgtgagatgtgaccaggaataagcaaaacaggctccaacttaaacataaataacactttattacctaaaactacaggaaaaaataggaaagactataaggaaaagagaaaaaaaattgaaaaccttacaaaaaccacttttcctcctccccactccctgacttcccaatccaatacattctctcaaaaataccaactgcccagtccggcacgacactttagtatactcaaacatcagttcatgaagagggaaaggagtccttcttgttccataggcttctcgtggagacacactgagaccctcgtgtgcttccctgtcactccggcaccgcccggaaagtccatttgccgtttgtgacacgttccttccatgctcagtgctctcaccaccgagacatggatcagagctgcttttagggtggtctttcaaggatgccttgtctcactccaaaaaggcacagtctctgcttttgggacaactgtcccccccatatatttccaaccccctggggccggggggtcctcacaaatgaaccctcctggttttgaggcactgcctccccctaaatgcagtctgtgtcacaggaacaactgagtccatggctacaagaaaagtccagctaaaaggccactccaaatcatctctccccatccaatcatctccacaatctccgggccaaagtcttatctcatttcatctctcatctcccttcttattcagcttcgaggaggattagcattttcgcaaggccccaatcatgcaagaaagggttaaaagttttcagtctctgtctgtcctgggagatgatactcccacacatgctgctgctgcggccggccgggctctctctctctctcccctttctcctcctggcgggctgccatcacattcggtgccgccggctctctctctctccggggggggggggggaaaaggggctggctgcccgatatctcttggggctcccccccccttccatcctcgaagccccctctgtccaggccctggccccaggcctcaccgcatggctgtcccctcccccgcccagcagcagcgggccgggcgggggagagagatctgacctcctcgcccgacgagtcccaaagaggaaatgccagggcagtgccctgcttttaacccctgtgtattctcggaggtgtgtccaaaccccactggctacaccaggtgtcagtatgaaactcaaaaccttcattggtttgaccacagcttccagaattcccaactccttccgggtcaaaccatgacagttgCACAGGAATGCTGACAGACCCCCCCACGTACAGAAAAAATTCAGTAGCACTCATCCCTGTGTCTTTTGTCAAGGACTTTCTATCACTAGCAGATAAATTGTATAGCTATATCTCACCTTGATTAAAGAATGGAGAGTAGAAAAATAATCAGATATTGATGTAATCTAATATTAAGGCTCCCTTATTCCCGTGATTTGCTGCAGTGATATGTTAAAGATCTAAATTCTTATAAAAGTAATGTACATCAGTGTATGTGTGTACATATTAATTATTCTATTTACTTACAAATAAacatacatttttcttttttcctaaaaagaTGAGATAAAAATAGCCGAGTGTATTTCAAGTAGTAAGTTGTTTTGAACTTGCAATAACATGACAagtctaaattattttttccttttctcaacaatatttttcctttaatctcAACAAGATGGTTGCCTAGTAAACCTGATTATTTCAGCTTTAATGTCAATACTATTAACCATCTTGCTTTTGATTGATTTGTAAAAGAATGTGTTTACCCTACAGAGGCAAAGTATATTGCTCCAAGAAGTGTCAGTGCTTAACTTCAAATATTTACTGCTAAATGACAACAATCCTAGTGACTCTCTATCATAAACTTCATATTCCATGAAGAATACCTTCATCTTCAGAGATCAGAGTAAGGAGGGGTTGTCCTGTTTCTTCCTGGcgctcttcttcctcctcctcttcctcctcttcaccttcttcttcatcttcctctgaTTTTTGAGCAGGATTAATCCAAACACAGCGACCCTATAATTGATGTGGAAAAGTAATAAATACATGTAACAATCACTGAAAGAATGCAAGTTAAAACTAGTTAAAACAATTGACTGAGACTCACACACAGTTAAGGGatagggagaagaaaaatacatattcCTTAACTGGAATATTGTTAACAAAATATTGTATCCTCTTGGCAGAATGTTCCCCTCATTCACTCCTGCTTACTGTTTGAGAATAACCTTATAGTGCTGTCATCAgctttttgtcattttgaaTTCTTCAGTTCCTGGCCAGTTTGGTTTATATCCTTGCTAGATTACTAGTTACTGCAAACTATGGActtattccttatttttaaaatatgccttGTTACTTGGCTACCAGTCAGAGGAATGTAACAGAATGTTCTTAAGATTCTCCTGCatactaattttatttttgacaaCTACTGTTTTGCTGGTACTAAGTTTAAATCTTATTTCCTAtaatttgctgttattttacACTAGCATTCTTGAATTGGTAGACTGCCCATCAAATCATCCAGCAATAAAAACTAAATTAGTAATACCTCTTTCTAGCAGTAGTCTGATAGAACATGCTTTAAagtttttttcattcaaatgtTTCACAGCAGAAAGTATAAACCAAAAAATTAACCAGAGGAAAACACCATGTAAATTTCATTTAGCATACAACCACAAGCTGTCTGGGTTTTAGCATCCTACCCAACAAAAGcgaatgttaaatattttaatcaaatgAGGATCTCAGAGCAGAACACCTAATACAGAAGATTGCAAGAAATGATTGTTATTTATCAGGGCCTAGCTCCATACTGTTTTTTAAAGACAGGTTTCAATCTCAAGCATACATCACTGGAAAAAGTACTAAACCTAGAGGGTtccaaaatatatatatatatatatatatatatatatatatatacacacatacataaaaatagatggtatatgtaaatatatgcaAGATATTTATGCCTTATATAACATgtatatatgttttatatatatgtgtgttatatgttatataacatataacagCACATGTTTTATGTGTAAGATATTTTGGtattatatatgatataaaatgcattttctataTAAAAATCTTTCAATCCAACACCATTTCTGGTGAATAGTTTGCATGTGCAGGTGAGGAGTGTCACTCACACTGTTACCCCACAAGCACTGCAGTGTGAGCAGCACCCAAGGCCCATGTGAGCTATGCTGGACACACCTGCTTCAGAATGCACTTGACATGGTGTGCCCACATGGCCAGGGACTCCACCATTTCAGCCACAGGAGGAGGCTCAAACTCAGGGTTTTCTTCATATGtatctcctccttcttcttcttcttcgtCCTCTGGAAACTGGTAGAACCCAGTGGGAGAGACGTGAGTTCCCGCTGAGATCCGCGCTATCTGTGCGCGCAGGTAGTTGGCCTCGTTcccaggaaaaggagggaagctCACAATAGGAGCATCCAAGCGACCAGTGAAGAACTTCTTGATTTGCCTGGCACAGACAATCTGGGCTGGTGTCACTGGAGGCAACTTCACCCAGGGTTTGCCTGGCTCATTACACACAAAATAGACATATTTATTCGTCCCAGTCCCATTTGCTTCTTTTGGGATCTCAGGTGGGGGTTTATAAGTGGACTTTGGTGGTTcaggttctttttctttctgttccacTTCTTCCTCACCCTCACccatctctttctcttcttctgcaacagtttcctcttcttcctcttctctttcctcctcctcctcttccccctcccGTAACTGTACTTCAGCTATAATATAGTTCATTTCCAGGCCCAAAATTTTGCCCCAGAAGCGACAGGTCTGGATTGGCTGAACACTAATTAGGTTTTTAAAGGCAAGGAATATGTAATAGCATTCATCTTTGCTCAGGCCAATTCCAGCCTGTTCAAAATAAAAGGCTGTTTCCATCACATTGGGTAGAGCAGGCTCTCCCTAGGAAAGAAGATTCAGAGTTAGATAATTATACTTCACTTTCCTGTAGTGCCACTCATCATGTCAAAGTGCTTTGCAGACATTCATTCACTACTTTTTTTACTAtcatttagaaaaattaaaagtctTTTAGTGGTAAAGATGAGAAGATGAAGGGCAGCTCTTAGAACGCAGGATTTCAAAATTTAAACTCCTAATTACTGCAAAATAAGGAAAGTCAGCATTCTTACACAAGATTTACAAGGGATTCAGTGCTAGGGCATGTCAGCTAAGAGGCCTTTGATGCCTAGAAATGGTGACACTGTGTTGCCTTGTGTTGTAGATAATATAGATTTTATATATTTAGGCACCAGAGCAACAACATTTCTCTGGGGTGAATGTTGCTTGGCAtagtgcagctccctgcagtttTTAAACTATTGCTCCCTCTGTTATTAAAGTCTATTGTAAGACTCCATCTGGCTTCAGTGGAAGCAGAACTAGGCCAATAATTAAGTATTTCCAGTTGCTGTACCACCCATCTCTCATTTTATGGGGGCAGGTGATCATATAACACAGACAGAGTTATTAGAAGTTGGACATGACAGGGTAGGGAATTTTGAAGAATTAGTACTAGTTTCATATGGAATTTCTCTGGATCATACAGGTTTCTTATAAAAAAGCAAGATTGATAGGattataaaaaaatcagaattcctTTCTGAAATACCCtaccttttttcccattttcagcaTCTTATACTGTTAATGTAAGATACGTACCAAGCTATGGAAAAGATGAAGGACTATCTCTTGTGTGGCTGGTATTTATACTCTGCAATGGTAATTCATTTGAATATATACTGGTTAACTTCATATGAAAATCAATATCTTGTTGAATCATTTCTCTTGGCTATTATAATTcttaaatatattcttttatttctcattataagatttctcatttttccttggGTACAAATGCTTCTGCATATAAGCAACTGAATAATCAAAAATCCTGTTTTAAGAAGTGGCTTTTCAATTGTATTAGTTGTCCATGAAAACCCTATTTTGTTTTAGTTGGAGAAGGACAGACTAGAactgcaccaggagctggaagAATCACAACATTCTGCATTCTACtattttacagcagcagcagtgcacaaTATTGTCAAAGAATATGTCAATAAGAATATATCTCCAAGAAGAATGTACGTTAAAGAATATATCAAGAATTATGATCACTTTAGGTAAAGAAACCTTccttttataaaaagaaattaacttgGATGCAATATTCCGTACTGAACTGGCATATGGGAGATGTCACAAACCTTACTTTCTGTGTATCAGCTCTAGAACATCCCTGATTATAACAGCTCACGATATTAGATttacattaggaaaaaatctCAACTAAGTAAGTAGATGGGTTTTTCTTCAGAACTAGACATGGGACGAGCTCAGCTGAGAAGATGTTACATGGTGCTGTGACTGCAATTACCTGTACGGTCAGGAGAGGCAGTACTATCGAAGAGAACaacttcctttctccttccccttcacAGCATCTGCCCATCCCTTTCCCTGGTATATTTGGTACCTGTTTCATTCTGATAATAACTCACCATCTCTTCATCTAGTTCTTCAGGTTCTTCTTCTCCAGCTTCCTTGATGAACAAAGCTTTAcacttttctgcagcttcaaATGTTGGAGGGATCAGATGTTCGTCTCGAAGAGTGTCCATTTTTTTCCGAAACTGCGCCCACTTCACATCCTGGCTGATGGTCTCAATTATGTCTACTGTATTTGCGGGCTGTTCATCCAGGATCTTGGTCAGTATAGTCGCTAAATGATCATATCTGtcatataaatgtaaatattgttGGCTTACTATGCAAAAGTCTTAGAATATTATACTTTTAGTAAAAAAAGTAAAGGCTAATCATCTGGATCTTTGGAGAAATCATTGGAACAGAAGAAAGGGGATCATGGAGCCTTGAGGCAAATTAGGGTTAAAAGTAGTCTGATTATAATTAAGAGCATTTCCATCCTCCATTTCTAGTATATACCCCTCCTGTCTATGAGCTGAATCTGAATTTAAACTTATTCTCAATCATATAAACTTGTATTTGAACTCTCTATAAAATTCCAGTAGggattttgtttctgaaagatGTTGGACACTCGTCTGCAAGTTATCACTAGTGATGAAATATTGCCTGTATAACATTATCCCATTCTATATGTACCTTCCTTTGTCCTTTTACCTTTCTCTCCACTCATAGTTCCTACCCTATTTGATTGCGATCCTTTCTCAGACTTACAAGTTCAGGCCAGATTTTGTGCTGGTCGTCAGTAAATAGGCTTTTGCATTCTTGATCGCCAGCATCCGGGCTTGTGCATCGGGAATCTCATCCTCATACGGGCTGTATCCGGGCTGGTCAAGACCATAACCCGGTTCGTGTGGCTGGTAAGGGCCATGCCCACCTTCATAGGCATCTTCAGGGTAGGCACCTTCAGGGTAAGCACCTTCAGGGTAGGCACCTTCAGGGTAGGCACCTTCAGGGTAGGCACTATGTGGTTCGTGTGAAGCGTCTGGTTCTGGCGACGGATCCATGCTGTGCCGTGCCCCCGGTGCCCTGGGAGCCTTGTCCCGGCGCGTCTCTGGCTGATGGCTGGCgctggcacctgcagctgccGAGGGGGGCCGAGGTGCCCAGAGGGGCTCGGTGACCGACACCGCGCTTGGCGTGCTGCCCGGGGCGGCCGGCACGTCCCCTGCGCTCCTGCGCTCGGTGCAGGTCCTGGGGCGGCTGAGAGATGCTTCCCCTCAGCCCTCGCCTTACCCCCCGCTACTCCCAGGGAGCCGGTCCCGGTTCCCACGTCTGGGGCTCAGGAGGGCGGCAGCCTGGGGCCGCGCTGGGCCGGGTGAGCAGTGTGGGAGCTGTGTCCGGAACCCAGGCGGGCTCGCTGCGGCCCTTCCCGCGGGCCGGCCTGGCCGGGGGCTCGCTGGGGGCCCGGGGTGcggcctggcccggcccggggaCTCCGCGCGGCCCCTCAGCGGCaacggcggcggcgggcggggcgtCACCGGGGGAACGCGGCcgcgggcagggagggcagcccgGTGACCCGCCCCAGCTGCCGCGCCCCTTGCCAGAGCGCTTTTGAGCCCTTCTTCGCTGCTTTCACCGGGACCCACGGGGTGATGGCGAGAGGAAGGTGCTTGAGCCTGGTCTGTACGgggttctgagcaacctggtgtagtCAATGGCGTCCCTGCTTATGGCATCAGGTGAGACGTAGGTGATGGCTAatatcccttccaacccaaaccagtcctGTTCTGTGAAGCCATGAAATGCTGTCAATACTTTCCCGTGAACATTTGTGGTATGAATCTTTCAGCTGTCTGCTGAGAGCAAAAGAGTGGTTCTTCAAAAGTTTAATCTTGTTTTGAAAGGTTGTTAATTTGCCTTCATTGCTTTCATGTGTGTTTAAGTGGTGATATGCTGTTCATAGAGTACaagggtttttcttttaagagaaaaaattttCTATTCCTGGATCCA belongs to Zonotrichia leucophrys gambelii isolate GWCS_2022_RI chromosome 4, RI_Zleu_2.0, whole genome shotgun sequence and includes:
- the LOC135447345 gene encoding radial spoke head protein 4 homolog A-like; protein product: MDPSPEPDASHEPHSAYPEGAYPEGAYPEGAYPEGAYPEDAYEGGHGPYQPHEPGYGLDQPGYSPYEDEIPDAQARMLAIKNAKAYLLTTSTKSGLNLYDHLATILTKILDEQPANTVDIIETISQDVKWAQFRKKMDTLRDEHLIPPTFEAAEKCKALFIKEAGEEEPEELDEEMGEPALPNVMETAFYFEQAGIGLSKDECYYIFLAFKNLISVQPIQTCRFWGKILGLEMNYIIAEVQLREGEEEEEEREEEEEETVAEEEKEMGEGEEEVEQKEKEPEPPKSTYKPPPEIPKEANGTGTNKYVYFVCNEPGKPWVKLPPVTPAQIVCARQIKKFFTGRLDAPIVSFPPFPGNEANYLRAQIARISAGTHVSPTGFYQFPEDEEEEEGGDTYEENPEFEPPPVAEMVESLAMWAHHVKCILKQGRCVWINPAQKSEEDEEEGEEEEEEEEEERQEETGQPLLTLISEDEGMKNIPAWTAQASTNLIPEYSIAILQSNRWPGAYAFASGRKFENIYFGWGHKYNPESHTPALPPPAEAEFPTEPGITEAADPTVEEELAFKAAQEEALAEAEEEEEEEGEDD